A DNA window from Nitrospinota bacterium contains the following coding sequences:
- the folE gene encoding GTP cyclohydrolase I FolE translates to MEEHIREVLAKLGEDPDREGLRDTPARVAEAFRSLTAGYFMDVDQVVNGAIFEEEYDEMVICKGIEVYSLCEHHMLPFYGQAHIAYVPDGRILGLSKMARVMDVFARRLQLQERLTHQVAEALNDILSPKGVAVVIEAKHLCMLMRGVEKQNSIATTSCMLGVFKSRHETRMEFLNLIGGRSEGSG, encoded by the coding sequence ATGGAAGAGCACATCCGAGAGGTTCTAGCCAAGCTGGGCGAGGACCCCGACCGGGAGGGCCTCCGCGACACTCCCGCACGGGTGGCCGAGGCCTTCCGCTCCCTGACGGCAGGCTACTTCATGGACGTGGACCAAGTCGTAAACGGCGCCATCTTCGAGGAGGAGTACGACGAGATGGTCATCTGCAAGGGCATCGAGGTCTACTCGCTATGCGAGCACCACATGCTCCCCTTCTACGGCCAGGCCCACATAGCCTACGTGCCCGACGGGCGAATCCTGGGCCTAAGCAAGATGGCCCGGGTCATGGACGTCTTCGCCCGCCGTCTCCAGCTGCAGGAGCGCCTGACCCACCAGGTGGCCGAGGCCTTGAACGACATCCTTTCGCCGAAGGGTGTGGCGGTCGTCATCGAGGCCAAGCACCTCTGCATGCTCATGCGGGGGGTCGAGAAGCAAAACTCCATCGCCACCACTAGCTGCATGCTCGGGGTCTTCAAGAGCCGGCACGAGACCCGGATGGAGTTTTTGAACCTCATCGGGGGGCGGTCGGAGGGATCGGGCTAA
- a CDS encoding oxidative damage protection protein: protein MTERTVHCVKLDREAPGLPRAPLLGDLGQKVYENVSQEGWDMFREYFTMVLNENQLDLTDDATDEIFNNCVEDFFFGEGGKMPEGYVPPQTKG, encoded by the coding sequence ATGACAGAAAGAACGGTCCATTGTGTAAAGCTGGACCGAGAGGCTCCAGGCCTCCCAAGGGCCCCCCTTCTCGGAGACCTCGGCCAGAAGGTGTACGAGAATGTATCTCAGGAAGGCTGGGACATGTTCCGCGAGTATTTCACGATGGTTCTCAACGAAAATCAGCTCGATTTAACGGATGATGCGACGGACGAAATTTTCAACAATTGCGTTGAAGATTTCTTTTTCGGGGAAGGGGGCAAGATGCCGGAGGGCTACGTTCCGCCCCAGACGAAAGGCTGA
- a CDS encoding GYD domain-containing protein — translation MATFIRLASLTEQGVKNIKNFPQMIGEAREIMENHGVSLLHGWVTLGDYDVIAIIDAPDVQTAAHVSALIAAKGNFRAKTLSAIPISEFSDMVKEG, via the coding sequence ATGGCCACTTTTATCCGCCTCGCATCCCTCACCGAACAGGGAGTCAAAAACATAAAGAATTTTCCCCAGATGATTGGTGAGGCGAGGGAAATCATGGAGAACCACGGGGTAAGCTTGCTTCATGGATGGGTAACGCTTGGCGACTATGATGTCATAGCGATTATCGATGCTCCGGATGTACAGACCGCGGCCCATGTAAGCGCTCTCATCGCCGCCAAAGGGAATTTTCGCGCTAAGACCCTGTCGGCGATACCCATCTCTGAATTCAGCGATATGGTCAAGGAAGGGTAA
- a CDS encoding rod shape-determining protein codes for MGLFSRLFGWFSKDMAIDLGTANTLIHVRGEGIVVDEPSMVALSGPNGDIVAIGTNAKILYGKTPDSIKVVRPMKDGVIADFDVTQKMIQYFIRQVHRRKSARPRVLVAVPSGITPVEKRAVIEASYEAGVRQINLIEEPMAAAIGAKVDIDNTLGSMVVDIGGGTTEVAIISRSAISYNESIRVAGDEMDEAIVRYLRNRYKMEVGIFEAERIKIAAGSASPLKKRLQVEARGRDIIRGIPKKLTLNDEVLREALDEPIKAIIGAITKAFDNISTEVTMEIMERGIVLAGGGALLRGIGSRLHRETNIHIYRAREPLRAVVRGTGMVMENFQEFKRVCLN; via the coding sequence ATGGGTCTATTTAGCAGGCTCTTCGGATGGTTTTCCAAGGACATGGCGATCGACCTGGGAACTGCCAACACCCTAATCCACGTCCGTGGGGAGGGGATTGTCGTCGACGAACCATCCATGGTGGCCCTTTCCGGACCGAATGGCGACATCGTCGCCATCGGAACTAATGCCAAGATTCTCTACGGCAAGACGCCCGACTCCATCAAAGTCGTCCGTCCCATGAAGGACGGGGTAATAGCCGATTTCGACGTCACCCAGAAGATGATCCAGTACTTCATCCGGCAGGTCCATAGGCGAAAGTCCGCCCGGCCAAGGGTGCTTGTGGCCGTCCCCAGCGGCATCACCCCCGTCGAGAAGCGGGCCGTCATCGAGGCGTCTTATGAGGCCGGCGTCCGCCAGATAAACCTCATCGAAGAGCCCATGGCCGCCGCCATCGGGGCCAAGGTCGACATCGACAACACGCTGGGGAGCATGGTCGTCGACATAGGGGGGGGAACGACCGAGGTGGCCATCATAAGCCGGTCGGCCATCTCCTACAACGAATCAATCCGGGTCGCCGGCGACGAGATGGACGAGGCCATCGTCCGCTACCTCCGTAACCGCTATAAGATGGAGGTGGGCATATTCGAGGCCGAGCGGATCAAAATCGCCGCCGGAAGCGCGAGCCCCCTTAAAAAACGTCTCCAGGTCGAAGCCCGCGGCCGCGACATCATACGTGGAATACCCAAGAAGCTGACCCTGAACGACGAGGTCTTGCGAGAGGCTTTGGACGAGCCGATCAAGGCCATCATCGGCGCCATCACGAAGGCCTTCGACAACATCTCTACGGAGGTAACCATGGAGATTATGGAGAGGGGCATTGTGCTGGCCGGCGGGGGCGCGCTGCTAAGGGGCATCGGGAGCCGCCTCCACCGGGAGACGAATATCCACATCTACCGGGCCCGCGAGCCTCTTAGGGCGGTCGTCAGGGGGACGGGCATGGTCATGGAAAACTTTCAGGAATTCAAGAGGGTCTGCCTTAACTGA